Proteins from one Pongo abelii isolate AG06213 chromosome 7, NHGRI_mPonAbe1-v2.0_pri, whole genome shotgun sequence genomic window:
- the LOC129047483 gene encoding endogenous retrovirus group K member 9 Pol protein encodes MVRMTVGGKDIDFLVDTGAEHSVVTALVAPLSKKTVDIIGATGVSAKQAFCLPQTCTIGGHKVIHQFLYMPDCPLPLLGRDLLSKLGATISFTEHGSLLLKLPRTGVIMTLTVPREEEWRLFLTEPGQEIRPALAKQWPRVWAEDNPPGLAVNQAPVLIEVKPGAQPVRQKQYPVPREALEGIQVHLKRLGTFGIIVPCQSPWNTPLLPVPKPGTKDYRLVQDLRLVNQATVTLHPTVPNPYTLLGLLPAKDSWLTCLDLKDAFFSIRLAPESQKLFAFQWEDPESGVTTQYTWTQLPQGFKNSPTIFGEALA; translated from the coding sequence ATGGTCAGGATGACAGTTGGGGGTAAAGACATTGATTTTCTTGTAGATACCGGTGCTGAACATTCGGTAGTAACCGCCCTAGTCGCCCCCTTATCCAAAAAGACTGTTGACATCATTGGAGCCACGGGAGTTTCAGCAAAACAAGCTTTCTGCTTGCCCCAGACTTGTACTATAGGAGGACATAAAGTGATTCATCAGTTTTTGTACATGCCTGATTGTCCCTTGCCCTTGTTGGGAAGGGACTTGCTTAGCAAACTGGGAGCCACTATCTCTTTTACAGAGCACGGCTCTTTGCTGCTAAAGTTACCCAGAACGGGAGTCATTATGACCCTTACGGTCCCCCgagaggaggaatggagactCTTCTTAACTGAGCCAGGCCAAGAGATAAGACCAGCTCTGGCTAAGCAGTGGCCAAGAGTGTGGGCGGAAGACAACCCTCCAGGGTTGGCAGTCAACCAAGCCCCCGTACTTATAGAAGTTAAGCCTGGGGCCCAGCCAGTTAGGCAAAAACAGTACCCGGTCCCCAGAGAAGCTCTTGAAGGTATCCAGGTCCATCTCAAGCGCCTAGGAACCTTTGGAATTATAGTTCCTtgtcagtctccatggaacactcccctcctgcctgttcccaagccTGGAACCAAGGACTACAGGCTGGTACAGGATTTGCGCTTGGTTAATCAGGCTACAGTGACTTTACACCCAACAGTACCTAACCCGTACACATTGCTGGGGTTGCTGCCAGCTAAGGACAGCTGGCTCACCTGCTTGGACCTGAAAGATGCTTTCTTTAGCATCAGATTAGCCCCTGAGAGCCAgaagctgtttgcctttcagtgggaagatccggagtcaggtgtcactactcagtacacttggacccagcttccccaagggttcaagaactcccCCACCATCTTCGGGGAGGCGTTGGCTTGA
- the LOC134761957 gene encoding uncharacterized protein LOC134761957: MPKCGGNKYLLVLVCTYSGWVEAYPIRTEKAREVTRVLLRDLIPRFGLPLWIGSDNRPAFVADLVQKTAKVLGITWKLHAAYRPQSSGKVERMNRTIKNSLGKVCQETGLKWIQALPMVLFKIRCTPSTRTGYSSYEILYHRPPPTLQGLPGTPRELGEIELQQQLQALGKITQTISAWVNERCPVSLFSPVHPFSPGDRVWIKDWNVASLCPRWKGPQTVVLTTPTAAKVEGIPAWIHHSRVKPAAPETWEARPSPDNPCRVTLKKTTSPAPVTPGS; the protein is encoded by the coding sequence ATGCCAAAGtgtggaggtaacaagtatttactagtTCTTGTGTGTACCTACTCTGGGTGGGTGGAGGCTTATCCAATACGAACTGAGAAAGCTCGTGAAGTAACCCGTGTACTTCTTCGAGATCTTATTCCTAGATTTGGACTGCCCTTATGGATCGGCTCAGATAACAGGCCGGCGTTTGTGGCTGACTTGGTACAGAAGACGGCAAAGGTATTGGGGATCACATGGAAACTGCATGCTGCCTACCGGCCTCAGAGTTCCGGAAAGGTGGAGCGGATGAATCGGACTATCAAAAATAGTTTAGGGAAAGTATGTCAGGAAACAGGATTAAAATGGATACAGGCTCTCCCTatggtattatttaaaattagatgtACCCCTTCTACAAGAACAGGATATTCCTCTTATGAAATATTATATCATAGGCCCCCTCCTACATTGCAGGGACTTCCAGGCACTCCCCGAGAGTTAGGTGAAATTGAGTTACAGCAACAGCTACAGGCTTTAGGAAAAATTACACAAACAATCTCAGCTTGGGTAAATGAGAGATGCCCTGTTAGCTTATTCTCCCCAGTTCACCCTTTCTCCCCAGGTGATCGAGTGTGGATCAAGGACTGGAATGTAGCCTCTTTGTGTCCACGGTGGAAAGGACCCCAGACTGTCGTCCTGACCACTCCCACCGCTGCGAAGGTAGAGGGAATCCCAGCCTGGATCCACCACAGCCGTGTAAAACCTGCAGCGcctgaaacctgggaggcaagaCCAAGCCCAGACAACCCTTGCAGAGTGACCCTGAAGAAGacgacaagccctgctccagtcacacccggAAGCTGA
- the LOC100437542 gene encoding LOW QUALITY PROTEIN: TMF-regulated nuclear protein 1 (The sequence of the model RefSeq protein was modified relative to this genomic sequence to represent the inferred CDS: inserted 2 bases in 1 codon; substituted 1 base at 1 genomic stop codon) gives MPGXRISACGPGAQEGTAEPGSSPPPPPRDPMPSSQPPPPTPTLTPTPTLGQSPPLPDAAGASAGAAEGQELQRWRQGASGVAGLAGPGGGSGAAAGAGGRALELAEARRRLLEVEGRRRLVSELESRVPQLHRVFLAAELRLAHRAESLSRLSSGVAQAELYLAAHGSRLKKGPRRGRXPPALLASALGLGGCVPWGAERLRRGHGPEPDSLFRRSPPRGPASPQR, from the exons ATGCCGGGCTGACGCATCAGCGCCTGCGGCCCGGGGGCCCAGGAGGGGACGGCAGAGCCGGGgtcgtcgccgccgccgccgccccgggATCCCATGCCGTCctctcagcccccgcccccaACTCCGACCTTGACCCCTACCCCGACCCTGGGTCAGTCTCCGCCGCTGCCGGACGCAGCCGGGGCTTCGGCAGGCGCGGCCGAGGGCCAGGAGCTGCAGCGCTGGCGCCAGGGCGCTAGCGGGGTCGCGGGGCTCGCCGGTCCCGGAGGGGGCTCTGGcgcggcggcgggggcggggggccGCGCGCTGGAGCTGGCCGAAGCACGGCGGCGGCTGCTGGAGGTGGAGGGCCGCCGGCGCCTGGTGTCGGAGCTGGAGAGCCGCGTGCCACAGCTACACCGCGTTTTCTTGGCGGCCGAGCTGCGCCTGGCGCACCGCGCGGAGAGCCTGAGCCGCCTGAGCAGCGGCGTGGCGCAGGCCGAGCTCTACCTGGCGGCTCACGGGTCGCGCCTCAAGAAGGGCCCGCGCCGCGGCCG CCCCCCCGCGCTGCTGGCCTCGGCGCTGGGCCTGGGCGGCTGCGTGCCCTGGGGTGCCGAGCGACTGCGGCGCGGCCACGGCCCCGAGCCCGACTCGCTCTTCCGCCGCAGCCCACCCCGCGGCCCCGCCTCCCCGCAGCGCTGA